From Hirundo rustica isolate bHirRus1 chromosome 1, bHirRus1.pri.v3, whole genome shotgun sequence, a single genomic window includes:
- the SRI gene encoding sorcin isoform X2 — protein sequence MISMLDRDMSGTLGFNEFKELWAVVNGWKQHFVSFDSDGSGTVDRQELEKALMTMGFRLSPQAVTAITKRYSTQGKIAFDDYIACCVKLRALTECFRRRDTTQQGFVNFHYDDFIQCVMSI from the exons ATGATCTCAATGCTGGAT AGGGATATGTCTGGCACACTGGGATTTAATGAGTTTAAAGAACTCTGGGCTGTGGTCAATGGCTGGAAGCAACACTTTGTAAGTTTTGACAGTGATGGAAGTGGCACAGTGGATCGTCAGGAACTGGAGAAAGCCTTGATGACTATGG gATTTAGACTGAGCCCACAGGCTGTGACTGCAATCACAAAGCGATACAGCACCCAGGGAAAGATCGCATTTGATGATTACATTGCCTGCTGTGTGAAACTCCGAGCTCTCACTG AATGCTTTAGAAGAAGGGATACAACTCAGCAGGGTTTTGTGAATTTCCACTACGATGAT ttcatACAGTGTGTTATGAGCATCTAA